The segment AACTGTGCAGATTATTGAGTATGTTCCTGTTGTATCAGGTGGAGTCCATTGAACCGTTGCGCCTGAACCTGTAATAGTGCCTGAAACAGCTTCCCATTTATATGTTAGACTATCACCATCAGGGTCATTTGCAAAACAGGTAATTGTTGTAGTTTGTCCTGTTCTGATTGTATCTGGAACTGCAACTATATTAGTTATTTCAGGTGATTCATTTTGGGGTTCGGTTGAAGATTTACTGCAACCAATAATTGCAAGTAAACAGGCAACTAATAGTAAAGCCACTAATTTTGCTTTCATAAGACACCTCTTTTTGTATTTAATCAATTGATATGATTTGCTTCAAATAAAATTTAAACAATAATGAACAATTCAAAGATGTAAATTACAATAGAAATCAATATACTGGCAAGAGCTGCAGAAAAACAGCCCTTTATCTTTATTTCTTTGAAAAAAACAGATGATAACATCAACATAAGTCCATTAATAAATATCAAAAAAACCCCAAAGGTAATAATGGCGATTGGGAATGTAAGAACAATAAAAATTGGTCTTATCACAGTATTTACAATTCCAACTACAATAGAAAAAAGCAATGCTGTTTTGAAATCTTTTATTGATACTAACTTTGTAAACTTGCTGACTAAATATACAGATAGACTATAAATTAGAAGGTGTATTATATAATTTATCAAATCAACTCCTTATACAAAAATAGAATCTTCTCAATTTTCATTATGTTTATCATAAAAATGTTGAAATCTGCTCTCCTCTCTTGCTTTATCAATTTTTTCAGAATGTGGTCTATAGTATTACAAATAGAATTTTTGTTTTTTCCGCCAGAGTCGGATATGCCTTTGGCATGATGAGCAAGAAATTTAACCGTCCCGATATCTCGGGACAAAGTAGACGCAATGGACACCCTATTAAATAGTAAACATTTAACAGGACAGGCAAAGATAATAAAATAACTTGGCGGACTTTGTCCCGCAATGGCGGGATTCTCTGGGGTTAGTTTCAGTTTACTCCGCTATCAATTCTATTCTCATAGGGAGACAATTTTTCCGATTGATGTATTCTTTCTAATATTTGCTGAATCTCAGATATTTCTTCTTCATGCGATTTCTTTTTAATCTCTTCTATTGATTGTAACTCTGTATCCGATTCAGGTATTCCGCCAGCAATTATTGCAATATCCATTTTATTATTCATCTCTTTATCATAAATAAGTCCGAAAATAATATTTTTGTTTTCATCTGTTTCTTTATTAATAATTGATGCTATTTTATCAAGTTCAGATGTTTTTAGATCATAGCCAGCAGTTACATTATAAAGTATTGCTTTTGATTTAGCCAGGCATATATTGCTAATTAAGGGATTTGATATTGCTTCTAAAGTGGCTTTTTCAGCTCTATCATCACCTTCTGCTCTGCCAAGACCAATAAGCGCATAACCCATATATGACAGGACTGTTTTTACATCTGCATAATCAACATTTACATACCCTCTTTTATTAACGATATCGGAAATAGATTTTGCAGCATTATAAAGAACTGCATCTGCCTTCTTAAACGCTTCATAAAGTTCTATTTCTCCGAACTTTTCTTTTAATCTTTCGTTAGGAATAACAATTAATGAATTCACATTATTCTTTAGGTCATTTATGCCCTTATCGGCATTTTCGCGTCGGATTCTTCCTTCACAAACAAAGGGATATGTTACAATACCAATAGTTAAAATATTACTTTCTTTAGCAATTCTTGCAATAATCGGAGCCGCTCCTGTGCCAGTTCCGCCTCCCATTCCAGCAGCTATGAAAACAACTTTTGCATTTAAAATAGCCTTTTTCAGCTCTTCTTCATTTTCTTCAGCAGCCAAAGTTCCTAACTCAGGATTTCCACCTGCACCAAATCCCTTTAGTAACTTCTTCCCAATTTGAACCTTAGTTTCTGCTAATGAATTATTGAGTACCTGCAAATCAGTATTAATTGCAATGAACTCAACATCCTTCAGTTTATTCCCTATCATTGTGTTTATTGCATTATTTCCTGCTCCACCAATACCAATAATTTTAATTTTGGAATCCCCGATTAAATCGGGGCCGTCTAATGAATCACTGAATTTTAACATTGTTGCCTCAATTGATATAAAAGAGAAAAATCATTTTATAGAATAATCTAACTTTCATTTAGAGATTTAAGTAAAATTTTGATCAGCAAACCAATCTCTAATTCTTGAAATCATTTTCTCAATAAGTGACTTTTTAGAGTTTTTATTAAATGGGTCCTTCTCAAAATTTTTCTTTCCCCAACATAATAGCCCAACTCCAGTTGCATATTTTGGGTCTGACAGACTTTCTGTATCCCCATAGATTCCTGTGAAAGAGGGATACCCTGTTTTGGTCGGTAAATCAAATACTTCTTCAAATAATTGGTTTGTGCTTCTCAAATTTGCCGTGCCCCCAGTAATAGAAATTCCTGCTGTTATCATTTTTAAATATCTACTTTTATTAATCTCATTATAAGTAAGGTCCGCAATCTTTTGAATGCGAGGATTAATAATCTCAGCAACAAATTTCTGAGAACGTTTAGTTGCAGGACGTCCACCAATGCCAGGAATTTCAATTTTTATATTTCCATCTGCGTGGTCAGGACGGGCATATCCATATTCAATCTTAATTTTTTCAGCTTCAACCTTTGGTGTCCGCAACCCAATTGCAAGGTCATTTGTAATATCCTCGCCACCAAGAGGAATAATACAACTAAATCTAATACCTCTCTTGTAATATATAGATATATCAGTTGTTCCACCTCCGATATCCACAAGTATTGAACCTAATTCTCTTTCATCCCGATTTAATACTGCCATTGATGAAGCGATGGGTTGTAAGACAACATCTTTAACATTTAGACCTATTCTTTGGATGCATCTATAAATATTGTTTAAAGAATTTATATCAGCAGTAACAATATGTACATCAGCTTCAAACCGTCTTCCAGACATTCCGATTGGGTCAAGAATACCAGGTATGCCATCAACGATAAAGAATTGAGGTTCTGCGTGTATAATTCTTCTATCACTTGATATCGGTTTATTCTTTTTTGCATCTTCAACAACTCTTTTAATCTCATTTTCTGTAACTTCATAATCGTTAAGCTCATTAGAATATCTGCTCTTGCTTTCTATATTTGTAATACCGTGACTTACATAACTTCTTATGAGTTCGCCAGCTACGCCAATAAAAACATTTTGTGCATCTCTACCTGACATTTTTTCTGCTTCTTTTATAGCCTTATCCATTGAATCAGATGCAGCACGAATATTCTTTATCATCCCTTGTGAGAGTCCTTCAGACTTATTTTCGCCAATCCCACAAATCTTAAGCTTATTGTTCTTATCAAGAATTGATATAAGACAACAAATCTTGGTTGTTCCAATGTCAAGTGCAGTTATTATCTTTTCTTTCGCCATTTTACCTTAATATAATTATCTCGTTCTTCGGGTCAGAAAATCTTAAATCAATTTCAGAAAAATTCGCAATCCCAAAATTTTGATAAGCAAATATTAACTTATCAATTCTTTCTTGAAATTTTTCAGAGCCTAACAAAAATTTTACATTCCTTGCTTTTTCAATCAGTATAACTTCTCC is part of the Candidatus Cloacimonadota bacterium genome and harbors:
- the ftsZ gene encoding cell division protein FtsZ — translated: MLKFSDSLDGPDLIGDSKIKIIGIGGAGNNAINTMIGNKLKDVEFIAINTDLQVLNNSLAETKVQIGKKLLKGFGAGGNPELGTLAAEENEEELKKAILNAKVVFIAAGMGGGTGTGAAPIIARIAKESNILTIGIVTYPFVCEGRIRRENADKGINDLKNNVNSLIVIPNERLKEKFGEIELYEAFKKADAVLYNAAKSISDIVNKRGYVNVDYADVKTVLSYMGYALIGLGRAEGDDRAEKATLEAISNPLISNICLAKSKAILYNVTAGYDLKTSELDKIASIINKETDENKNIIFGLIYDKEMNNKMDIAIIAGGIPESDTELQSIEEIKKKSHEEEISEIQQILERIHQSEKLSPYENRIDSGVN
- a CDS encoding phage holin family protein; translation: MINYIIHLLIYSLSVYLVSKFTKLVSIKDFKTALLFSIVVGIVNTVIRPIFIVLTFPIAIITFGVFLIFINGLMLMLSSVFFKEIKIKGCFSAALASILISIVIYIFELFIIV
- the ftsA gene encoding cell division protein FtsA, which encodes MAKEKIITALDIGTTKICCLISILDKNNKLKICGIGENKSEGLSQGMIKNIRAASDSMDKAIKEAEKMSGRDAQNVFIGVAGELIRSYVSHGITNIESKSRYSNELNDYEVTENEIKRVVEDAKKNKPISSDRRIIHAEPQFFIVDGIPGILDPIGMSGRRFEADVHIVTADINSLNNIYRCIQRIGLNVKDVVLQPIASSMAVLNRDERELGSILVDIGGGTTDISIYYKRGIRFSCIIPLGGEDITNDLAIGLRTPKVEAEKIKIEYGYARPDHADGNIKIEIPGIGGRPATKRSQKFVAEIINPRIQKIADLTYNEINKSRYLKMITAGISITGGTANLRSTNQLFEEVFDLPTKTGYPSFTGIYGDTESLSDPKYATGVGLLCWGKKNFEKDPFNKNSKKSLIEKMISRIRDWFADQNFT